In one window of Haliaeetus albicilla chromosome W, bHalAlb1.1, whole genome shotgun sequence DNA:
- the SKA1 gene encoding SKA complex subunit 1 — protein MASSDLEDLCFHINMKISTIKKTLQLRNIGQEPSLKSMLCKIGHEMVLLHDLLNKMETEVQQQEKLKDLLKELQKSAERDQNEAQHLRDNIPPHLPKPTQSCITGPTVKCEEQTKVVEPERIKKLTKEPRLIKEAPLITAEEFESVPAYMKGRLTYDQINAVVQEVNKAVVGKYKILHQPLKSMNGAVRNLYHRFLEEETKDTKGEFFIVEADIKEFTQLKVDKRFHSILNILRHCQRVREVRGSRLVRYVIC, from the exons ATGGCGTCCTCAGACCTGGAAGATTTATGCTTTCACATCAACATGAAGATTTCGACTATTAAAAAGACTCTTCAATTAAGAAACATAg GTCAAGAACCATCCCTCAAATCTATGCTCTGTAAAATAGGACATGAGATGGTTCTCTTGCATGATCTCCTGAATAAAATGGAAACTGAAGttcaacagcaagaaaaactgAAGGATTTGCtaaaa GAGCTCCAGAAGTCTGCTGAGAGAGATCAAAATGAAGCACAGCACCTCCGTGACAACATTCCTCCCCATCTGCCTAAACCAACTCAGAGCTG CATCACCGGGCCAACTGTGAAATgtgaagaacaaacaaaagttGTAGAACCTGAACGTATAAAGAAACTTACAAAAGAGCCAAGACTTATTAAAGAAGCACCCTTAATAACTGCAGAAGAGTTTGAAAGCGTTCCTGC gTATATGAAAGGCCGCTTAACATATGATCAGATTAATGCAGTTGTTCAAGAGGTGAACAAGGCCGTGGTGGGCAAGTACAAGATCTTGCATCAGCCTTTGAAATCTATGAATGGAGCAGTCAGAAATCTCTACCACAGGTTCCTGGAAGAAGAAACTAAGGATAcgaaag GTGAATTTTTCATTGTGGAGGCTGATATCAAAGAGTTCACTCAACTGAAAGTGGATAAGCGCTTCCATAGCATCCTCAATATCCTGCGCCACTGCCAGAGAGTGAGAGAAGTTCGTGGCTCAAGACTTGTCCGCTATGTCATCTGCTAA
- the LOC104325629 gene encoding tetraspanin-36-like isoform X1, whose amino-acid sequence MDCGVITSKTVLLLLSLAFWAAAAGLSYVGAYVINTYKSYDNFLQDKYALLPAVIIICVAVVMFIIGLIGCCATFRESRVGLGVFLAIILVIFIAEVSAFVLGFVYREKVKTDVQGTMHSVFEKYDGKNPESAVVDYLQEQLHCCGVKNYSDWTTTQWFNSTGNNSVPLSCCRQDMKNCTGHLDQLQELNTRGCAEELESGLQSVISYAMLVILGFAIVKFFGMLSVCVLTCKREDRGYQPLYSGVFA is encoded by the exons gcagcagcagcaggtctcAGCTATGTTGGGGCATATGTCATTAACACCTACAAGAGCTACGACAACTTTCTGCAGGACAAGTATGCTCTATTGCCAGCCGTGATCATTATTTGCGTCGCTGTGGTAATGTTCATCATCGGGTTGATCGGCTGCTGTGCCACCTTCCGGGAGTCTCGAGTTGGTCTAGGGGTG ttcttGGCCATTATCCTGGTTATCTTTATTGCAGAAGTATCTGCTTTTGTCCTGGGATTTGTTTACAGGGAAAAG GTAAAAACTGATGTGCAAGGCACAATGCACTCAGTCTTTGAGAAGTATGATGGGAAAAATCCGGAGTCTGCTGTTGTGGATTACTTGCAAGAGCAG CTTCATTGTTGTGGGGTAAAGAACTACAGTGACTGGACAACCACGCAGTGGTTTAATTCCACCGGTAACAACAGTGTCcctctgagctgctgcaggcaagaTATGAAGAACTGCACGGGCCATCTGGATCAGCTACAGGAACTCAATACACGG GGCTGTGCAGAGGAGCTGGAGTCTGGGCTGCAGAGTGTTATCAGCTATGCCATGCTTGTAATCCTGGGGTTTGCCATTGTAAAG ttcttcGGCATGCTGAGTGTCTGTGTGCTTACTTGCAAAAGAGAAGACCGTGGATATCAGCCTCTTTACTCAGGGGTGTTTGcttaa
- the LOC104325629 gene encoding tetraspanin-36-like isoform X2: protein MGSLHDQSKPYDTQDLRAGAAAAGLSYVGAYVINTYKSYDNFLQDKYALLPAVIIICVAVVMFIIGLIGCCATFRESRVGLGVFLAIILVIFIAEVSAFVLGFVYREKVKTDVQGTMHSVFEKYDGKNPESAVVDYLQEQLHCCGVKNYSDWTTTQWFNSTGNNSVPLSCCRQDMKNCTGHLDQLQELNTRGCAEELESGLQSVISYAMLVILGFAIVKFFGMLSVCVLTCKREDRGYQPLYSGVFA from the exons gcagcagcagcaggtctcAGCTATGTTGGGGCATATGTCATTAACACCTACAAGAGCTACGACAACTTTCTGCAGGACAAGTATGCTCTATTGCCAGCCGTGATCATTATTTGCGTCGCTGTGGTAATGTTCATCATCGGGTTGATCGGCTGCTGTGCCACCTTCCGGGAGTCTCGAGTTGGTCTAGGGGTG ttcttGGCCATTATCCTGGTTATCTTTATTGCAGAAGTATCTGCTTTTGTCCTGGGATTTGTTTACAGGGAAAAG GTAAAAACTGATGTGCAAGGCACAATGCACTCAGTCTTTGAGAAGTATGATGGGAAAAATCCGGAGTCTGCTGTTGTGGATTACTTGCAAGAGCAG CTTCATTGTTGTGGGGTAAAGAACTACAGTGACTGGACAACCACGCAGTGGTTTAATTCCACCGGTAACAACAGTGTCcctctgagctgctgcaggcaagaTATGAAGAACTGCACGGGCCATCTGGATCAGCTACAGGAACTCAATACACGG GGCTGTGCAGAGGAGCTGGAGTCTGGGCTGCAGAGTGTTATCAGCTATGCCATGCTTGTAATCCTGGGGTTTGCCATTGTAAAG ttcttcGGCATGCTGAGTGTCTGTGTGCTTACTTGCAAAAGAGAAGACCGTGGATATCAGCCTCTTTACTCAGGGGTGTTTGcttaa